One Senegalia massiliensis DNA window includes the following coding sequences:
- a CDS encoding phosphoglycerate dehydrogenase, with protein sequence MLSLKVLFTYNQPQENIEKIKELGYEVIVKNEKYLELTKDILDIDAMICYKPFDKIDISKLKNLKWIQLSSVGIDQVPMDKLREQNITLTNNRGGYSIPMGEWIVMKILEMLKNSKEFYEKQKNKNWKLDTSLLELYGKKVGFIGTGTISIEAAKRLQGFEIETLGLNTNGRKVEYFDKTYSKDNIDELLKVSDIVVVAIPYTDKTHHMINKDRFDSMKDGAYLINVARGSIVNEKDLIDALQSNKIRKAALDVVETEPLDKNSKLWDLNNVIITPHNSWISENKGKRRFETIYENLKRFKNNDELKNKVNINKGY encoded by the coding sequence GTGTTAAGTTTGAAAGTACTTTTTACATATAATCAACCACAAGAAAATATTGAAAAAATCAAAGAATTGGGATATGAAGTCATAGTTAAAAATGAAAAATATTTAGAACTTACAAAGGATATATTAGATATTGATGCTATGATATGCTATAAACCTTTTGATAAAATAGACATTTCTAAATTAAAAAATCTTAAATGGATACAATTATCTAGTGTTGGTATTGATCAAGTTCCAATGGATAAACTTAGAGAACAAAATATAACTCTTACAAATAATAGAGGTGGATATAGTATTCCTATGGGTGAATGGATAGTAATGAAAATACTTGAAATGTTAAAAAACTCTAAAGAATTTTATGAAAAACAAAAAAATAAAAATTGGAAATTAGATACTTCACTTTTAGAGCTTTATGGTAAAAAGGTAGGGTTTATAGGCACAGGAACAATATCAATTGAAGCTGCAAAAAGATTACAAGGGTTTGAAATAGAAACATTAGGTTTAAATACAAATGGTAGAAAAGTAGAATATTTTGATAAAACATATTCTAAAGATAATATTGATGAACTTTTAAAAGTTTCTGATATAGTTGTTGTAGCAATACCGTATACAGATAAAACTCATCATATGATAAATAAAGATAGATTTGATTCTATGAAAGATGGAGCCTATCTTATAAATGTAGCCCGTGGTAGTATTGTGAATGAAAAAGATTTAATAGATGCTCTACAATCAAACAAAATACGAAAAGCTGCATTAGATGTAGTAGAAACTGAACCATTAGATAAAAACAGCAAACTTTGGGATTTAAATAATGTTATAATAACACCACATAATTCTTGGATATCAGAAAACAAAGGTAAAAGAAGATTTGAAACTATATATGAAAATTTAAAAAGATTTAAAAATAATGATGAACTTAAAAACAAAGTAAATATTAATAAAGGATATTAA
- the spoVAD gene encoding stage V sporulation protein AD — MAIKKLGKQTIKFLNPPSIISTASIVGPKEGEGPLKDYFDKIIQDDLNGMNTWEQSESKLQTDTIQEALNKINLKEDDIEYIFGGDLLNQIIATGFAARNTNIPFFGLYGACSVMSESLSLGAMAIDGGFADKVICIASSHFSTAERQFRFPLELGNQRPLTSQWTVTGAGVSVLSSNGNGPYITHVTTGRIVDKGIIDANNMGAAMAPAATDTITAHFKESGFSPSDYDYIVTGDLATIGSDILIDMCKKEGLNISDNHTDCGILIFDNEKQDTHSGGSGCACSGVVFNGYMYDLLKQKKINRILLVATGAMHSPTSANQGESIPCIAHAVTISNSLDKEE, encoded by the coding sequence ATGGCTATAAAAAAATTAGGAAAACAGACAATTAAATTTTTAAATCCTCCTTCAATAATATCTACAGCTTCAATAGTAGGTCCTAAAGAAGGAGAAGGTCCATTAAAAGATTATTTTGACAAAATAATTCAAGATGATTTAAATGGAATGAATACATGGGAGCAAAGTGAATCAAAATTGCAAACAGATACTATACAAGAAGCTCTAAATAAAATAAATTTAAAAGAAGATGATATTGAATATATATTTGGTGGAGATTTATTAAATCAAATTATTGCTACAGGATTTGCTGCTAGAAATACTAATATTCCTTTTTTTGGTCTATATGGAGCATGTTCAGTAATGAGTGAATCACTTTCTTTAGGAGCAATGGCAATTGATGGTGGTTTTGCTGATAAAGTAATATGCATAGCTTCCAGTCATTTTTCAACTGCTGAAAGACAATTTAGATTTCCACTAGAACTTGGAAATCAAAGACCATTAACTTCTCAATGGACAGTTACAGGTGCTGGAGTAAGTGTATTATCATCAAATGGAAATGGCCCTTATATAACTCATGTAACTACAGGTAGAATAGTGGATAAAGGAATAATTGATGCAAATAATATGGGGGCAGCAATGGCACCAGCAGCAACTGATACAATAACTGCTCACTTTAAAGAATCAGGATTTAGTCCTAGTGATTATGATTATATTGTAACAGGAGACTTAGCAACTATTGGGTCAGATATATTAATAGATATGTGCAAAAAAGAAGGGTTAAATATTTCTGATAATCATACTGATTGTGGTATTTTAATATTTGATAATGAAAAACAAGATACACATTCAGGTGGTAGTGGCTGTGCTTGTTCTGGTGTAGTTTTTAATGGGTATATGTATGATCTTTTAAAGCAGAAAAAAATAAATAGAATTTTATTAGTTGCAACTGGAGCAATGCATTCTCCTACAAGTGCTAATCAAGGAGAGTCAATTCCTTGTATAGCTCATGCTGTAACTATTTCAAATAGTTTAGATAAGGAGGAGTAA
- the spoVAC gene encoding stage V sporulation protein AC, translating into MKNMNSEEYSKYVEKKVPKPSYLRNCIRAFWVGGLICTLGQVFLNYYTYIGLDKKEVASAVPMTLVFLSALFTGIGLYDRLGRYAGAGSIVPITGFANSIVSPAMEYKREGYVFGVAAKMFVIAGPVLVYGYGSSIIYGIIYYLANR; encoded by the coding sequence ATGAAGAATATGAATAGTGAAGAATATAGTAAATATGTAGAAAAGAAAGTTCCTAAACCAAGTTATCTCAGAAATTGTATAAGAGCATTTTGGGTTGGAGGACTTATATGTACATTAGGGCAGGTATTTTTAAATTATTACACATATATAGGATTAGATAAAAAAGAAGTAGCATCAGCAGTTCCAATGACATTAGTTTTTTTAAGTGCACTTTTTACTGGTATTGGACTTTACGATAGATTAGGAAGATATGCTGGTGCTGGATCTATTGTTCCTATCACTGGATTTGCAAATTCTATTGTATCTCCAGCTATGGAATATAAAAGAGAAGGCTATGTTTTTGGAGTAGCAGCTAAAATGTTTGTAATTGCTGGACCAGTATTAGTATATGGATATGGTTCTTCCATAATTTATGGAATTATATATTACCTTGCAAATAGATAG
- a CDS encoding stage V sporulation protein AA, with protein MNLELFLQVEPKVTIKPNSQIKIKDIASVFCKDIKLEQEIKELIIGETNDFDNNKVISVLSIIKNIKNMNNNINIVIHGSPEILIHIKDYKKENNLYKFLKVFTVSILLFFGASIAIINFHDDVNMEESLSTINYIVTGVEKQNPLILTIPYSLGLGVGMVAFFQRVFKKKKKNEPSPLQLEMHSYEKNIDDYILDATKHNSD; from the coding sequence ATGAACTTAGAGTTATTTTTACAAGTTGAACCAAAAGTTACGATTAAACCAAATTCTCAAATAAAAATTAAAGATATTGCTTCAGTTTTCTGTAAGGATATTAAATTAGAACAAGAAATTAAAGAATTAATAATTGGTGAAACCAATGATTTTGATAATAATAAGGTGATTTCAGTATTATCAATAATAAAAAACATAAAAAATATGAATAATAATATCAATATAGTAATTCATGGCTCACCTGAAATATTGATACACATAAAAGATTATAAAAAAGAAAATAATTTATATAAATTTTTAAAAGTTTTTACTGTGTCTATATTATTATTTTTTGGAGCTTCAATTGCAATAATAAACTTTCATGATGATGTAAATATGGAAGAAAGTCTATCAACTATAAATTACATTGTTACTGGAGTGGAAAAACAAAATCCTTTAATATTAACAATACCTTATTCATTAGGACTTGGTGTTGGAATGGTGGCATTTTTTCAGAGAGTTTTTAAAAAGAAAAAGAAAAATGAACCAAGTCCATTGCAATTAGAAATGCATAGTTATGAGAAAAATATTGATGATTATATTTTAGATGCTACAAAACATAATTCAGATTAG
- a CDS encoding leucyl aminopeptidase → MKVYLMKEVEISKYDGLMIPMYEDELVLDGINIPLEKLKESKRFEGKAGKNYKMTISQDDKLIEVVLVGLGKKDDIKYRKLLNTLANGFRKLKKENIKNMALIFKDENSEKNEINVKAAVESIIMANYKFDDYKTDKDDKDEISLDILVNDPDHYEEIKNEAMILASSNIIARNLVNQPANVMNPIKLSEEVKELGKEKGFEVEVLGLNEIKELGMEAYLSVAKASSIEPKFIIMRYKGDSESEETLGYVGKGLTYDSGGLSIKPTSGMVTMKSDMGGAAAVIGSMCAISEAKIKRNVVAVVAACENMISGNSYRPGDIINSMGGKTIFIGNTDAEGRLTLIDAMNYIVTKEKVNKVLDIATLTGAAIYCTGDAASVAISNNDEFFKDIDNSFKLSGEQIWRMPIFDEYKELIKHEEADLTNTAGNPGTITAGLFVGEFNGDLPWIHIDIAGTAFAKKESGVISKGGTGIAVRPLYYLAKN, encoded by the coding sequence ATGAAAGTATATTTAATGAAAGAAGTGGAAATTTCTAAATATGATGGTTTGATGATTCCAATGTATGAAGATGAATTAGTATTAGATGGGATCAATATACCACTAGAGAAATTAAAAGAATCAAAACGTTTTGAAGGAAAAGCTGGTAAAAACTATAAAATGACAATTTCACAAGATGATAAATTAATAGAAGTTGTTCTTGTAGGATTAGGAAAAAAGGATGATATTAAATACAGAAAATTATTAAATACATTAGCTAATGGTTTTCGTAAGTTAAAAAAAGAAAATATTAAAAATATGGCTTTAATTTTTAAAGATGAAAATTCAGAAAAGAATGAAATTAATGTAAAAGCAGCAGTAGAGTCTATTATTATGGCAAATTATAAGTTTGATGATTATAAGACTGATAAAGATGATAAAGATGAAATTTCATTAGATATATTAGTAAATGATCCAGATCATTATGAAGAAATAAAAAATGAAGCTATGATTCTTGCAAGTTCAAATATAATAGCAAGAAATTTAGTGAATCAACCTGCTAATGTAATGAATCCTATAAAACTTTCTGAAGAGGTAAAAGAGTTAGGAAAAGAAAAAGGATTTGAGGTTGAAGTTTTAGGATTAAATGAAATCAAAGAATTAGGTATGGAAGCTTATTTGTCTGTGGCTAAAGCTTCTTCTATAGAGCCAAAGTTTATTATTATGCGTTATAAAGGTGATAGTGAAAGTGAAGAAACTTTAGGATATGTTGGTAAAGGCTTAACTTATGATTCAGGTGGTCTCTCAATTAAACCTACTTCAGGTATGGTAACTATGAAAAGTGATATGGGAGGAGCTGCTGCAGTTATTGGATCTATGTGTGCAATTTCAGAAGCTAAAATTAAAAGAAATGTAGTTGCTGTTGTTGCTGCATGTGAAAATATGATTTCTGGAAATAGTTATAGACCAGGTGACATTATTAATTCTATGGGTGGAAAAACTATATTTATTGGTAATACTGATGCAGAGGGAAGATTAACCTTAATAGATGCTATGAACTATATCGTTACAAAAGAAAAGGTAAATAAAGTATTAGATATAGCAACTCTTACAGGTGCTGCAATTTATTGTACTGGAGATGCAGCTTCAGTTGCTATTAGTAATAATGATGAATTCTTTAAAGACATAGATAATAGTTTTAAATTAAGTGGTGAACAAATATGGAGAATGCCAATATTTGATGAATACAAGGAACTTATAAAACATGAAGAAGCTGATTTAACTAATACAGCAGGAAATCCTGGTACTATAACTGCAGGGTTATTTGTAGGTGAATTTAATGGGGATTTACCATGGATTCATATAGACATAGCAGGTACTGCGTTTGCAAAAAAAGAATCTGGTGTTATATCTAAAGGTGGAACAGGTATAGCAGTAAGACCACTTTATTATTTAGCAAAAAATTAA
- a CDS encoding stage V sporulation protein AB, which produces MFKSIFLVILGFAGGVGVGTAIASFLTLLDLIPRLAQISDSNGQLYIYQRAIVISVILTTLIEFFQISLYVNMLFLIPIGIFTGAFIGLIASALAEVLNVIPVLENKLKLKELLQIPVLCISLGKVIGSLIDWLILNNIR; this is translated from the coding sequence ATGTTCAAATCAATTTTTCTTGTAATATTAGGATTTGCAGGTGGTGTTGGTGTAGGTACTGCTATTGCATCATTTTTAACACTTTTAGATTTAATACCAAGACTTGCACAAATATCAGATTCCAATGGACAATTATATATTTATCAGAGAGCAATTGTAATTTCAGTTATTTTAACAACTTTAATAGAATTTTTTCAGATATCTTTATATGTAAATATGCTCTTTTTAATTCCTATAGGAATATTCACAGGTGCTTTTATAGGATTAATTGCTTCAGCATTAGCAGAAGTGTTAAATGTAATACCAGTACTTGAAAACAAATTAAAATTAAAAGAATTATTGCAGATACCAGTATTATGTATCTCTCTTGGAAAAGTTATAGGTTCTCTTATTGATTGGTTAATACTTAATAACATTAGATAA
- the sigF gene encoding RNA polymerase sporulation sigma factor SigF, with translation MEFCNAQNKSHDLLSHERTIELINKAQAGDQEAQDILVNHNLGLIRSVVKKFVNRGYDSEDIFQLGSIGLIKAIQKFDDSYNVKFSTYAVPMIIGEIRRFLRDDGIIKVSRSLKQTANKAKQAKESLTKKLGREPTIQEISDEIKVDKEDIIMALESSYSPDYLYDVVHQNDGSPIHLIDKIEDEDTGDYDMVDKITLKELIVNLKPRERQIIIMRYFKDETQVEIAKKLGISQVQVSRIEKKILSSLKDDLMKA, from the coding sequence ATGGAATTTTGTAATGCACAAAATAAAAGTCATGATCTATTAAGTCATGAAAGAACCATTGAATTAATAAATAAAGCACAAGCAGGAGATCAAGAAGCTCAAGATATATTAGTAAATCATAATTTAGGACTTATAAGAAGTGTAGTTAAAAAATTCGTTAATAGAGGTTATGATTCTGAAGATATATTTCAACTAGGCTCTATTGGCCTTATAAAAGCGATACAAAAATTTGATGATAGTTATAATGTGAAATTTTCTACATATGCTGTACCTATGATAATAGGTGAAATAAGAAGATTTCTACGAGATGATGGAATCATAAAGGTAAGTAGATCTTTAAAACAAACTGCCAATAAGGCAAAACAAGCAAAAGAATCTTTAACAAAAAAATTAGGTAGAGAACCTACTATTCAAGAAATTTCTGATGAAATAAAGGTTGATAAAGAAGATATTATTATGGCTTTAGAATCAAGTTATTCTCCAGACTATTTGTATGATGTGGTTCATCAAAATGATGGTTCTCCAATTCATCTCATTGATAAAATTGAAGATGAAGATACAGGAGATTATGATATGGTTGATAAAATAACATTAAAAGAATTAATTGTAAATTTGAAACCACGAGAACGGCAGATAATTATAATGAGATATTTTAAAGATGAAACTCAAGTAGAAATTGCAAAAAAACTAGGAATTTCTCAAGTTCAAGTTTCAAGAATTGAAAAGAAAATATTAAGTAGTTTAAAAGATGATTTAATGAAGGCATAA
- a CDS encoding stage V sporulation protein AE, translated as MNKRKIILVTDGDEKAKKAIEVAIKNVNGRCISKSWGNPTRLSGKDIVDLIVTAEYDPVAVMVDDKGDPGYGVGEQALSEIVNDDRVTIAGVVAVASNTEGVNGIEVDYSIDCRGNNVEGGVDKEGNATGEKRLYGDTVDILEVYEFPLIIGIGDIGKMNGSDDCKIGAPIITKAFSDILNRREI; from the coding sequence ATGAATAAGAGAAAAATTATTTTGGTAACTGATGGTGATGAAAAAGCTAAAAAAGCAATAGAAGTAGCAATAAAAAATGTTAATGGAAGGTGTATTTCAAAATCTTGGGGAAATCCAACTAGATTATCTGGTAAAGATATTGTTGACTTAATAGTTACTGCAGAATATGATCCTGTTGCAGTTATGGTAGATGATAAAGGAGATCCTGGATATGGAGTAGGGGAACAAGCGTTAAGTGAAATAGTTAATGATGATAGAGTAACTATTGCTGGAGTTGTTGCAGTAGCTTCAAATACTGAAGGAGTAAATGGAATTGAAGTTGATTATTCCATTGATTGTAGAGGGAACAATGTTGAAGGTGGTGTGGATAAAGAAGGAAATGCCACTGGTGAAAAGAGATTATATGGTGATACTGTAGATATATTAGAAGTATATGAATTTCCTTTGATAATAGGTATCGGGGATATTGGGAAGATGAATGGTTCTGATGATTGCAAAATAGGGGCACCTATTATAACAAAGGCTTTCAGTGATATATTAAATAGAAGGGAGATATAA
- a CDS encoding DUF92 domain-containing protein — MNDFFGMIISFVFVCIILIVAEILNRYTNTSEEFNRKFVHIGVSNWWIISMMVIDNKLYASIPPFIFIILNYISYKKSIFKSMKRNQKESLGIVYFPISLLILVFIFWDVNIYIGAIGILIMGYGDGLAALFGIKFGLNTFYIGSNKKSFIGTFTMFMASFIISIIFLSIAESFGTSTILISFIIAIIATILELITPFGLDNITVPIFSSILAYFLININNDFYFYINRILIGFIFSGLIGFLAYKKRSLTVSGLIGAIILGTTIFVTTGFFGASIMILFFISSSFLSHFKKKDKTLVASQFDKTGDRDIFQVFANGGIGLIYSILYFFTKEIIFIYMFIVAFAAANADTWSTELGILDKNNPISLRNLKRVSKGTSGAVSILGTISGFLGAFLIATYGYIYIYLFSDIKHNILVLFILTVSGFLGTIIDSLLGASVQAIYLDENGNETEKKFINQSIRKLSRGFKIINNDFVNITSILLATLFVLVLL; from the coding sequence TTGAATGATTTTTTTGGTATGATTATATCTTTTGTTTTTGTATGTATAATACTTATTGTGGCAGAAATCTTAAATAGATATACGAATACAAGTGAAGAATTTAATAGGAAATTTGTACATATTGGAGTATCAAATTGGTGGATTATTTCTATGATGGTTATTGATAATAAGCTTTATGCCTCAATTCCACCTTTTATATTTATAATACTTAATTATATTTCTTATAAAAAAAGCATATTTAAAAGTATGAAAAGAAACCAAAAGGAAAGTCTTGGTATAGTATATTTTCCAATATCATTATTAATTTTAGTTTTTATTTTTTGGGATGTAAATATTTATATTGGTGCTATAGGTATTTTAATAATGGGATATGGAGATGGATTAGCTGCTCTTTTTGGAATCAAATTTGGTCTTAACACTTTTTATATAGGAAGTAATAAAAAGTCATTTATAGGTACCTTTACTATGTTCATGGCTTCATTTATTATATCTATTATATTTCTATCTATTGCTGAATCTTTTGGGACAAGTACTATTCTCATTTCATTTATTATAGCAATTATTGCTACTATTTTAGAGCTTATAACTCCTTTTGGACTTGATAATATTACTGTGCCTATATTTAGTTCCATATTAGCATATTTTTTAATTAACATAAATAATGACTTTTATTTTTATATAAATAGAATTTTAATTGGATTTATATTTAGTGGTTTAATTGGATTTTTAGCATATAAAAAAAGATCTTTAACCGTATCTGGTCTAATTGGTGCAATAATATTAGGGACTACTATATTTGTAACTACAGGTTTCTTTGGTGCATCTATTATGATTTTATTTTTCATATCATCTAGCTTTTTAAGTCATTTTAAGAAAAAAGATAAAACTTTAGTTGCTTCTCAATTTGATAAAACTGGAGATAGAGATATATTTCAAGTTTTTGCAAATGGAGGTATAGGTTTAATTTATAGTATCTTATATTTTTTTACTAAGGAAATTATATTTATATATATGTTTATAGTAGCTTTTGCTGCAGCTAATGCAGATACATGGTCTACTGAACTAGGCATATTAGATAAAAACAACCCTATATCACTTAGAAACCTTAAAAGGGTATCTAAGGGTACTTCAGGTGCTGTATCTATTTTAGGAACTATTTCTGGTTTTTTAGGAGCTTTTTTAATAGCGACTTATGGATATATTTATATCTATTTATTTTCAGATATAAAACACAATATATTAGTGCTCTTTATACTTACTGTTTCAGGATTTTTAGGTACTATTATAGATTCTTTACTAGGGGCTTCTGTACAAGCTATATATTTAGATGAAAATGGTAATGAAACAGAGAAGAAGTTTATTAATCAAAGTATTAGAAAATTATCAAGAGGATTTAAAATTATAAATAATGATTTTGTTAATATAACAAGTATTCTTTTAGCTACTTTATTTGTTTTAGTATTACTATAA
- a CDS encoding YibE/F family protein: MLKKIIIILIIIVSFHSISWASNNNEVKARIISIKNNYSNEDNSIQSQIIKVKILEGKHKDNIITLERFIDKYSLYGFILKNQDTILIELNMENNNLEGKFINIWRVNHLKNLGLIFLISLVIFGRMKGILSLSALVFSCFVIIKFLIPNILKGYNAVMLSIISAIFITIISFILISGFTKKTLIAILGTIGGTITAGILSHTYMNLARITGLADDDVMFMVSNMGIELDYRGLYMGAIIIGTIGVVMDVSMSITSSIFEIKNQSPNIKFIYLFKSGLKIGKDVMSTMVNTLVLAYVGSFMPLLIIYLSSESNFLNSINTELLSVEIIRSLCGSIGLIFTIPLTCFIAAYSVNNSHKIRKYR, translated from the coding sequence TTGCTTAAAAAGATAATTATTATATTAATAATTATAGTATCATTTCATAGTATTTCTTGGGCTTCAAATAATAATGAAGTTAAAGCAAGAATTATTTCTATTAAAAATAATTATTCAAATGAAGATAATAGTATACAAAGTCAAATTATAAAAGTCAAAATATTGGAAGGAAAGCATAAAGACAATATTATAACTTTAGAGAGGTTTATCGATAAATACTCTTTATATGGTTTTATTTTGAAAAATCAAGATACTATCTTGATAGAATTAAATATGGAAAACAATAATTTGGAAGGAAAGTTTATAAATATTTGGAGAGTTAATCACCTAAAAAATTTAGGGCTTATATTTTTAATATCTTTAGTTATTTTTGGTAGAATGAAAGGAATATTATCACTATCTGCACTTGTATTTTCATGTTTTGTAATTATAAAATTTCTTATACCAAATATTCTAAAAGGCTATAATGCAGTGATGCTATCAATAATTAGTGCAATTTTTATTACTATAATAAGCTTTATTTTAATTTCAGGATTTACAAAAAAAACATTAATTGCAATATTAGGCACTATAGGAGGAACAATCACTGCAGGGATACTATCACATACATATATGAACTTAGCTCGAATAACAGGACTAGCTGATGATGATGTAATGTTCATGGTATCAAATATGGGAATTGAATTAGATTATAGAGGACTTTATATGGGAGCAATTATAATAGGTACAATTGGTGTAGTAATGGATGTTAGTATGTCAATAACATCTTCAATATTTGAGATTAAAAATCAATCTCCAAATATTAAGTTCATATACTTATTTAAATCTGGACTAAAGATTGGAAAAGATGTAATGTCTACCATGGTAAATACACTGGTATTAGCTTATGTAGGAAGTTTTATGCCTTTACTAATAATATATCTATCTTCTGAATCAAATTTTTTAAACTCAATAAATACCGAACTCCTATCAGTAGAAATTATAAGATCATTATGCGGTAGCATAGGACTTATATTTACTATACCTTTAACATGCTTTATTGCAGCTTATTCAGTCAATAATAGTCATAAAATAAGAAAATATAGATAA
- the spoIIAA gene encoding anti-sigma F factor antagonist yields MNINFSNKKNTLFVDVNGELDHHNAKKVREKIDALFSQVGYKNISINLKGLNFMDSSGIGLIMGRYKLVNELGGKLFLTNVNPRVNKILEMSGIYKLVEVYETEEKVLEHL; encoded by the coding sequence GTGAATATAAATTTTAGTAACAAGAAAAATACATTATTTGTAGATGTAAATGGTGAACTTGATCATCACAATGCAAAAAAAGTAAGAGAAAAGATAGATGCTTTATTTAGTCAAGTTGGATATAAGAATATATCAATCAACTTGAAAGGTCTAAATTTCATGGATAGTTCAGGTATAGGTTTAATTATGGGAAGATATAAATTAGTAAATGAACTTGGTGGAAAATTATTTCTTACTAATGTTAATCCTAGGGTAAATAAGATACTTGAAATGTCAGGAATATATAAGTTAGTTGAAGTATATGAGACTGAAGAAAAAGTTTTAGAACATTTATAA
- the spoIIAB gene encoding anti-sigma F factor — protein MKDNTMKLEIPSKSQNEAFARVVVASFAAQLDPTIEELADIKTAVSEAVTNSIIHGYEDKIGKILIECSIEGQLLEIIIQDFGVGIPNVEEARVPFYTSRPELERSGMGFTVMETFMNGLEVYSEENKGTKIRMVKEFKKISSEE, from the coding sequence ATGAAAGATAATACCATGAAACTAGAAATACCTAGTAAATCACAAAATGAAGCATTTGCAAGAGTAGTTGTAGCTTCTTTTGCTGCACAATTAGATCCTACAATTGAAGAACTTGCAGACATAAAAACTGCTGTATCTGAAGCTGTAACTAATTCAATAATTCATGGATATGAGGATAAAATAGGTAAAATTTTAATTGAATGTAGCATAGAGGGACAATTGCTTGAAATAATAATTCAAGATTTTGGTGTAGGTATACCAAATGTAGAAGAGGCTAGAGTGCCTTTTTATACATCTAGACCAGAACTTGAAAGATCAGGTATGGGATTTACTGTTATGGAAACTTTCATGAATGGATTAGAGGTTTATTCTGAAGAAAATAAAGGAACAAAAATCAGAATGGTTAAAGAGTTCAAAAAAATATCTTCAGAGGAGTAA
- the spoVAE gene encoding stage V sporulation protein AE: MDYIKAFLVGGFICLIAQLLMDGTKFTPAHILVSFVTSGVILTAIGIYEPIIKFAGAGASVPLLGFGYSLAKGAVEGVDKSGIIGIFSGGITATAGGVAAAIFFGYIMAVIFNPKTKK, translated from the coding sequence ATGGATTATATAAAGGCATTTTTAGTGGGAGGATTCATATGTTTGATAGCTCAACTACTTATGGATGGAACAAAATTTACTCCTGCACATATATTAGTTTCATTTGTAACATCAGGAGTCATACTTACTGCTATTGGTATTTATGAACCAATAATAAAATTTGCAGGTGCAGGTGCAAGTGTCCCTTTACTTGGATTTGGTTATTCGTTAGCTAAAGGAGCTGTAGAAGGGGTTGATAAATCTGGAATTATTGGAATATTTTCAGGAGGAATAACAGCAACAGCAGGAGGAGTAGCTGCAGCTATATTTTTTGGATACATCATGGCAGTAATATTTAATCCTAAGACTAAAAAATAA